A region from the Haloarcula limicola genome encodes:
- a CDS encoding DUF4177 domain-containing protein — protein sequence MSQPKSERWEYETLRVPRGETKKESEDPKSELNELAAEGWRLVETIDYTGGGTKFIVFERPARSTADSESESS from the coding sequence ATGAGTCAGCCGAAAAGCGAGCGCTGGGAGTACGAGACGCTCAGAGTTCCCCGCGGAGAGACGAAGAAAGAGTCCGAGGACCCGAAGTCGGAGCTGAACGAGCTCGCCGCGGAGGGATGGCGACTCGTCGAGACGATCGATTACACCGGCGGCGGTACCAAGTTCATCGTGTTCGAGCGACCCGCGCGGTCGACCGCCGACAGCGAGAGCGAGTCGTCGTGA
- a CDS encoding DUF7090 family protein — MEYTLAIDNTPDSVEGGTGILLLHPSTGETDRIDTEFLATDTDAMLVISTRTTAREVKQKLEYYEVDEESASILDTLSVERGYTRRQSENVRYASAPDDLEGIVEETEAFLKEHDGKLRVSFDSVTELIYYADEERALEAVADILELLEEYDAVGLFHLADEVHDDETVAAFRERFDGVIELAEDGTVTSEF; from the coding sequence ATGGAGTATACGCTGGCTATCGACAACACGCCAGACAGCGTCGAGGGCGGGACCGGCATCCTCCTCTTGCACCCGAGTACGGGCGAGACGGACCGGATCGACACGGAGTTCCTCGCGACGGACACCGACGCGATGCTGGTCATCTCGACTCGAACCACCGCCCGCGAAGTCAAGCAGAAGCTAGAGTACTACGAGGTCGACGAGGAGAGCGCGAGCATCCTCGATACGCTCTCGGTCGAGCGGGGATACACCCGCCGCCAGTCCGAGAACGTCCGCTACGCCTCCGCGCCGGACGACCTGGAGGGAATCGTCGAGGAGACGGAGGCGTTTCTGAAAGAGCACGACGGCAAGCTGCGCGTGAGCTTCGACTCGGTCACGGAGCTCATCTACTACGCCGACGAGGAACGCGCCTTGGAGGCCGTCGCCGACATCCTCGAACTGCTGGAGGAGTACGACGCCGTCGGCCTGTTCCACCTCGCCGACGAGGTGCACGACGACGAGACGGTGGCGGCGTTCCGCGAGCGCTTCGACGGCGTCATCGAACTCGCCGAGGACGGCACCGTCACGAGCGAGTTCTGA
- a CDS encoding DUF2391 family protein — MRRRRRRYRLADTAQQVVGGFLLAGPFVVTEEVWVLAANMTVFHAVLVAAIVFAIGYGALYKADADREIEREAEVAGIPVRFVSLMLVSFGSVVVLAFVFTAPDAFLVDNEILKNPTRMAVAVTTLKAVAVGAIFSVVGAATADSVF, encoded by the coding sequence ATGCGCCGTCGACGTCGCCGCTATCGACTCGCCGACACCGCCCAGCAGGTGGTGGGGGGATTCCTGCTCGCCGGGCCGTTCGTCGTCACCGAGGAGGTGTGGGTGCTGGCGGCGAACATGACGGTGTTCCACGCCGTGCTCGTGGCCGCCATCGTCTTCGCGATCGGTTACGGGGCGCTGTACAAGGCCGACGCCGACCGCGAGATCGAACGCGAGGCGGAGGTCGCCGGCATCCCCGTCCGCTTCGTCTCGCTGATGCTCGTCTCCTTCGGCTCCGTGGTGGTTCTGGCGTTCGTCTTCACCGCCCCCGATGCCTTCCTCGTCGACAACGAGATTCTGAAAAACCCCACGCGAATGGCCGTCGCCGTGACGACCCTGAAGGCCGTCGCGGTCGGTGCCATCTTCAGCGTCGTCGGAGCCGCCACCGCCGACAGCGTGTTCTAG
- a CDS encoding class I SAM-dependent methyltransferase has protein sequence MSVSDEFDDWAARGKDRGMEDRHWHTAKHVLARMPVEAGDTVLDLGCGSGYAGRALKETKDAGRAYGIDASPSMAANARSYTDDPDVGYLVGDFERLPFESDSVDHCFSMEAFYYASDPDEVLAEVARVLRPGGTFHCAVNYYEGNVHSHGWDDLVDVPMTRWSAAEYREAFREAGLSVAVQDNVPDREIEIPPESDFPTDEWETREAMVERYREFGTLVTVGVAPE, from the coding sequence ATGAGCGTCAGCGACGAGTTCGACGACTGGGCGGCGCGGGGGAAAGACCGGGGGATGGAGGACCGACACTGGCACACCGCGAAGCACGTCCTCGCGCGGATGCCCGTCGAGGCCGGCGACACCGTCCTCGATCTGGGCTGTGGCAGCGGCTACGCTGGCCGCGCGCTGAAGGAGACGAAAGACGCCGGCCGAGCCTACGGCATCGACGCCTCGCCGTCGATGGCCGCGAACGCCCGGTCGTACACCGACGACCCGGACGTGGGCTACCTCGTCGGCGACTTCGAGCGCCTCCCCTTCGAGTCCGACAGCGTGGACCACTGCTTCTCGATGGAGGCGTTCTACTACGCGAGCGACCCCGACGAGGTCTTAGCGGAGGTGGCGCGAGTCCTTCGGCCCGGTGGCACCTTCCACTGCGCGGTGAACTACTACGAGGGGAACGTCCACTCGCACGGCTGGGACGACCTCGTGGACGTACCGATGACCCGCTGGAGCGCCGCCGAGTACCGAGAGGCCTTCCGCGAGGCGGGGCTCTCGGTTGCGGTACAAGACAACGTCCCCGACCGCGAGATCGAGATCCCGCCCGAGAGCGATTTCCCGACCGACGAGTGGGAGACCCGCGAGGCGATGGTCGAGCGCTACCGGGAGTTCGGGACGCTCGTCACCGTCGGCGTCGCTCCCGAATAG
- a CDS encoding AI-2E family transporter: MVTQQRRYVLAGLLVGLGLLTTVLLSTVLATVFFAITVAYVLFPLSEWFAGHGLSERLAAAVTTVVAFVGGSLVLLPPVAVLYFRRRDLLGFLRQIPDSVTLAFGEMRYTVDIGVVLTDAVGFLGSFAVSLASAAPILALKVVLFTILVYAMLWQPSAPGHVVYRTVPKPYHDVVTRFHERLRGTLYALYVLQAATAFGTFVMAWVVFALLGYRSAFSLAVVAGILQFVPVVGPSVVVVAIAAADAVMGDFVGAVLVTVLGLVLVGFLPDAVIRPRLARYTTGMPASLYFVGFTGGVLSLGLVGFIAGPVVVALLVEAANLLAEERGPEQQQLS, translated from the coding sequence GTGGTTACGCAGCAGCGACGGTACGTGCTCGCGGGCTTGCTCGTCGGACTGGGACTGCTGACGACGGTCCTCCTGTCGACCGTGTTGGCGACCGTCTTCTTCGCGATAACCGTCGCTTACGTCCTCTTTCCGCTCTCGGAGTGGTTCGCCGGTCACGGGCTCTCCGAGCGGCTCGCGGCGGCGGTGACGACCGTCGTCGCCTTCGTCGGCGGGTCGCTCGTCCTCCTCCCGCCGGTCGCCGTGCTGTACTTCCGCCGCCGCGATCTCCTCGGATTTCTCCGACAGATCCCCGACTCGGTGACGCTCGCCTTCGGCGAGATGCGTTACACCGTCGACATCGGGGTGGTGCTGACGGACGCCGTCGGTTTCCTCGGGAGTTTCGCGGTCAGTCTGGCCAGCGCGGCCCCGATCCTCGCGCTGAAGGTCGTGCTGTTCACGATCCTCGTCTACGCGATGCTGTGGCAGCCGAGCGCCCCCGGTCACGTCGTGTACCGGACGGTTCCGAAACCGTATCACGACGTCGTCACTCGGTTCCACGAACGCCTGCGCGGAACGCTGTACGCCCTCTACGTCCTGCAGGCGGCGACGGCCTTCGGGACGTTCGTGATGGCGTGGGTCGTCTTCGCGCTGCTGGGCTATCGGAGCGCGTTCTCGCTCGCTGTCGTCGCCGGCATCCTCCAGTTCGTCCCCGTCGTCGGGCCGAGCGTGGTGGTCGTCGCCATCGCCGCCGCCGACGCGGTCATGGGCGACTTCGTCGGCGCGGTGCTGGTGACCGTGCTGGGACTCGTTCTCGTCGGCTTCCTCCCCGACGCGGTCATCCGGCCGCGACTCGCCCGCTACACGACCGGAATGCCGGCCAGTCTCTACTTCGTCGGTTTCACCGGCGGCGTGCTGTCGCTCGGGCTGGTCGGGTTCATCGCGGGGCCGGTCGTCGTCGCGCTCCTGGTCGAGGCGGCGAACCTACTGGCCGAGGAGCGCGGGCCGGAACAGCAGCAGTTGTCGTAA
- a CDS encoding sulfurtransferase yields the protein MTDIVSASWVADQGADLRIVDVRDGWEYDGLGHLPGAVNVPFDEFRTGSGGEGMLPSDDEWAALLSEAGIDADSEILAYDDHHGVFAARFLVTAELLGHDPERLHLLDGDFSSWQLERETESEAPDVEPTEYGVSPPETTPLVDAETVADAADDPDAVLVDTREDEEYAAGHIPGAVLLDWRDLVDDETRGILPREDALAVLESAGIVPEKRIVLYCNTARRISHTYVVLRHLGFEDVDFYEGSLTEWEEENRPLETDESE from the coding sequence ATGACAGACATCGTCTCCGCGTCGTGGGTCGCCGACCAGGGCGCGGACCTGCGCATCGTCGACGTTCGGGACGGCTGGGAATACGACGGCCTCGGTCACCTGCCGGGGGCCGTGAACGTCCCCTTCGACGAGTTCCGGACCGGCTCCGGCGGCGAGGGGATGCTGCCGAGCGACGACGAGTGGGCCGCCCTGCTCTCGGAGGCGGGCATCGACGCCGACAGCGAGATACTGGCCTACGACGACCACCACGGCGTCTTCGCGGCGCGGTTTCTCGTCACCGCCGAGCTGCTCGGTCACGACCCCGAACGACTCCACTTACTCGACGGCGACTTCTCCAGCTGGCAGCTCGAACGCGAGACGGAGAGCGAGGCCCCCGACGTCGAGCCGACGGAGTACGGCGTCTCGCCGCCGGAGACGACGCCGCTCGTGGACGCCGAGACGGTGGCCGACGCCGCGGACGACCCCGACGCCGTCCTCGTCGACACCCGCGAGGACGAGGAGTACGCCGCGGGTCACATCCCCGGCGCGGTGCTGCTGGACTGGCGCGACCTCGTCGACGACGAGACCCGCGGCATCCTCCCGCGCGAGGACGCGCTGGCCGTCCTCGAATCGGCGGGCATCGTCCCCGAGAAGCGGATCGTCCTCTACTGCAACACGGCCCGGCGCATCAGCCACACCTACGTCGTCCTCCGGCATCTGGGCTTCGAGGACGTCGATTTCTACGAGGGCAGCCTCACCGAGTGGGAGGAGGAGAACCGGCCGCTGGAAACCGACGAGAGTGAGTGA
- a CDS encoding sulfurtransferase produces the protein MSEYANDVLVTADWVSERLDEFQSDDSDLRLAEVDVDTELYDESHIPGAIGFNWETDLQDQTTRDILSKEDFEDLLGSNGISEDSTVVLYGDNSNWFAAYTYWQFKYYGHDDVKLLDGGREYWVENDYELTDEVPEFSEVDYDASGPRESIRAYRDDVEHAIERDVPLVDVRSPEEYSGEILAPPGLQETAQRGGHIPGAENISWAAVTNDDGTFKSYDELEELYAEHGIDGDSTTVAYCRIGERSSVAWFALHELLGYDDTINYDGSWTEWGNLVGAPIEKGN, from the coding sequence ATGAGTGAATACGCCAACGACGTGCTCGTCACGGCCGACTGGGTCAGCGAGCGCTTAGACGAGTTCCAGAGCGACGACTCTGACCTCCGTCTCGCGGAGGTCGACGTCGACACGGAGCTCTACGACGAGAGTCATATCCCCGGAGCAATCGGCTTCAACTGGGAGACAGACCTCCAGGACCAGACCACGCGGGACATCCTCTCGAAGGAGGACTTCGAGGACCTGCTCGGCTCCAACGGCATCAGCGAGGACTCCACCGTCGTACTGTACGGCGACAACTCCAACTGGTTCGCCGCCTACACCTACTGGCAGTTCAAGTACTACGGCCACGACGACGTCAAGCTCCTCGACGGCGGCCGCGAATACTGGGTCGAGAACGACTACGAACTCACCGACGAGGTCCCCGAGTTCTCGGAAGTCGACTACGACGCCTCCGGCCCGCGCGAGTCCATCCGCGCGTACCGCGACGACGTCGAGCACGCCATCGAGCGCGACGTCCCGCTCGTCGACGTCCGCTCGCCCGAGGAATACTCCGGCGAGATCCTCGCGCCCCCCGGACTGCAGGAGACCGCCCAGCGCGGCGGCCACATCCCCGGTGCCGAGAACATCTCGTGGGCGGCCGTGACCAACGACGACGGCACGTTCAAGAGCTACGACGAACTCGAAGAGCTCTACGCCGAACACGGCATCGACGGCGACTCGACGACGGTGGCTTACTGCCGCATCGGCGAGCGCTCCTCCGTCGCGTGGTTCGCGCTCCACGAACTGCTCGGCTACGACGACACCATCAACTACGATGGCTCGTGGACCGAGTGGGGCAACCTCGTCGGCGCGCCGATCGAGAAAGGCAACTAA
- a CDS encoding DUF7571 family protein: protein MKPCHNCQSVIDEYHLQKQLEPLRDLTVDDFNVCADCTTIVADACVECGGAVYVPRSESTTPDYCPACRADLLDRTGNDPGWNRTSVSL, encoded by the coding sequence ATGAAACCGTGCCACAACTGCCAGTCGGTCATCGACGAGTACCACCTGCAGAAACAACTCGAACCCCTGCGCGACCTCACAGTCGACGACTTCAACGTCTGTGCGGACTGCACGACTATCGTTGCAGACGCGTGCGTGGAGTGCGGCGGCGCGGTGTACGTCCCTCGGAGCGAATCGACCACTCCGGACTACTGTCCGGCGTGTCGGGCCGATCTCCTCGACCGCACCGGGAACGACCCCGGTTGGAACCGAACTTCCGTGTCGCTCTGA
- a CDS encoding SOUL family heme-binding protein — translation MTSRTRAALGTLAAALALWVGWGLYVTRSAERVPYETVERLDGVEIRHYPQTVLVETTAPSANAAFRRLFRYISGANEGNEGVEMTAPVETDEATVGMTAPVRIGTDISMTTPVRTDGDDGEAGGVRMAFYLPASYTPATAPVPTDPSVRLVVDPPRTAAVREFGWYATDGRVAREREALFETLAERGIETRGDPTLLQYNDPWTPPFMRRNEVEVTVDERSFPSGGET, via the coding sequence ATGACTTCGCGAACCAGGGCCGCACTCGGGACGCTCGCCGCCGCACTCGCGCTGTGGGTGGGATGGGGACTGTACGTCACTCGTTCGGCCGAACGAGTCCCCTACGAGACGGTGGAGCGACTCGACGGCGTCGAGATACGCCACTATCCGCAGACGGTGCTCGTCGAGACGACTGCACCCAGCGCGAACGCCGCGTTCCGACGGCTCTTCCGGTACATCTCGGGCGCGAACGAGGGGAACGAGGGCGTCGAGATGACCGCGCCGGTCGAGACCGACGAGGCGACTGTCGGGATGACCGCGCCGGTTCGGATCGGTACCGACATCTCGATGACGACGCCGGTCCGCACGGACGGGGACGACGGCGAGGCGGGGGGCGTGCGCATGGCGTTCTACCTCCCGGCGTCCTACACCCCGGCGACCGCACCGGTGCCGACCGACCCGTCCGTCCGACTGGTCGTCGACCCGCCGCGGACGGCCGCCGTCCGCGAGTTCGGCTGGTACGCCACCGACGGCCGCGTCGCCCGCGAACGCGAGGCGCTCTTCGAGACGCTCGCCGAGCGGGGGATCGAGACGCGCGGCGACCCGACGCTGCTCCAGTACAACGACCCGTGGACGCCGCCCTTCATGCGCCGCAACGAGGTCGAGGTGACCGTCGACGAGCGGTCGTTCCCGAGCGGGGGCGAGACGTAG
- a CDS encoding PAS domain S-box protein: protein MTDPDFESRERYRERVYEAFADRRRPFEDAIEAALSAGRERLDVELGFLTQIVDDVQRIEQTVGDHDRIRPGERCPLGVAYCRRTVELEGNLSVQDARASSSIAEAAYETFELGSYIGSRVVANGDVYGTVCFADGDERDAPFSEAEELFVELVTRLVGRGIERREYDRERAERTADLRAEKRRFEGIAQNSFDVLFRVDTDGRFTYVSEAVERVLGYEPDRLVGELFTQHMTSSGVTDALNAFSRLLEGTAVEQLELTFDHRDGSEVVVELNATPVIEEGAVTAIQGVGRDVTERKEREAELRVRTRAMDEAEVPITLADATEPDDPIIYVNEAFEAVTGYSETDVLGENLRLLQGPKTDPETVAMLREGVEAQRPVTTELLNYRRDGSPFWNRMTITPIEDETGTVTHFLGFQQEVTERKRSEQLVGLLNRVLRHNLRNELTVIQGYAEFVGDPPSDIDVGERIRRPVDRLVELSERAHELETYAARDARPTRIDTAALLESVAVDHRERVPAATVIVEDGTASDVCAGAELERAVDELVTNALVHDPAPDTTVRLTARSSDEWVEVVVADDGPGIPSMEAAVVEAGEETALQHGKGLGLWLVNWIVTRYGGSFQIAGEDGTVATLRLPAIGEDQSVEDAARRPTVLFR from the coding sequence ATGACGGACCCCGATTTCGAGTCCCGCGAACGCTACCGAGAGCGGGTGTACGAGGCCTTCGCCGACAGACGTCGCCCCTTCGAGGACGCCATCGAGGCGGCGCTCTCGGCCGGTCGAGAGCGTCTGGACGTCGAACTGGGATTTCTCACGCAGATCGTCGACGACGTCCAGCGGATCGAGCAGACGGTCGGCGACCACGACCGCATCCGCCCGGGCGAGCGGTGCCCGCTCGGCGTTGCCTACTGCCGCCGGACGGTCGAACTGGAGGGGAACCTGAGCGTGCAGGACGCGCGGGCGTCCTCGTCCATCGCCGAGGCGGCCTACGAGACGTTCGAACTCGGGTCGTACATCGGGAGCCGAGTCGTCGCGAACGGCGACGTCTACGGCACCGTCTGCTTCGCCGACGGCGACGAACGGGACGCCCCCTTCTCCGAGGCGGAGGAACTGTTCGTCGAACTCGTCACCCGACTCGTCGGCCGCGGCATCGAACGCCGCGAGTACGACCGCGAACGCGCCGAGCGGACGGCCGACCTCCGCGCGGAGAAGCGCCGTTTCGAGGGAATCGCCCAAAACAGCTTCGACGTTCTCTTTCGAGTCGATACCGACGGTCGGTTCACCTACGTCTCCGAGGCGGTCGAGCGGGTGCTCGGCTACGAACCCGACCGGCTCGTCGGTGAGCTGTTCACACAGCACATGACCTCGTCCGGTGTCACCGACGCCCTCAACGCGTTCTCCCGCCTGCTGGAGGGGACCGCTGTCGAACAGCTCGAACTGACCTTCGACCATCGGGACGGCTCCGAAGTCGTCGTCGAACTCAACGCGACGCCGGTGATCGAGGAAGGGGCCGTCACGGCGATACAGGGCGTCGGCCGGGACGTCACCGAACGCAAGGAGCGAGAGGCGGAACTCCGCGTGCGGACGCGAGCGATGGACGAGGCGGAGGTTCCCATCACGCTCGCCGACGCGACCGAGCCGGACGACCCGATAATCTACGTGAACGAAGCCTTCGAGGCGGTTACCGGGTACAGCGAGACGGACGTGCTCGGCGAGAACCTCCGACTACTGCAAGGGCCGAAGACCGACCCCGAGACGGTCGCGATGCTCCGCGAGGGGGTCGAAGCGCAGCGCCCGGTCACGACGGAGCTACTCAACTACCGCCGCGACGGCTCTCCGTTCTGGAACCGCATGACGATCACGCCCATCGAAGACGAGACCGGGACGGTCACGCACTTCCTCGGCTTCCAGCAGGAAGTGACCGAGCGAAAGCGAAGCGAACAGCTCGTCGGCCTCCTGAACCGGGTGCTCCGACACAACCTCCGCAACGAGCTGACAGTCATCCAGGGGTACGCCGAGTTCGTCGGGGACCCGCCGTCGGATATCGACGTCGGGGAGCGAATCCGACGACCGGTGGATCGGCTGGTGGAGTTGAGCGAGCGGGCGCACGAACTGGAGACCTACGCCGCGCGGGACGCCCGCCCGACTCGCATCGACACCGCTGCGCTCCTCGAATCGGTCGCCGTCGACCACCGGGAGCGGGTTCCAGCGGCGACGGTCATCGTCGAAGACGGGACGGCCTCCGACGTCTGTGCCGGCGCGGAACTGGAACGGGCCGTCGACGAACTGGTGACGAACGCGCTGGTCCACGACCCCGCTCCGGACACCACCGTCCGCCTCACCGCCCGCTCGTCCGACGAGTGGGTCGAGGTAGTCGTCGCCGACGACGGTCCCGGTATCCCCTCGATGGAAGCCGCGGTCGTCGAGGCCGGCGAGGAGACGGCGCTGCAACACGGTAAGGGGCTGGGCCTATGGCTCGTCAACTGGATCGTCACCCGCTACGGCGGCTCGTTCCAGATCGCGGGCGAGGACGGTACCGTCGCCACCCTCCGCCTGCCCGCGATCGGCGAGGACCAGTCGGTCGAAGACGCCGCGCGCCGCCCGACCGTCCTCTTTCGGTGA